From one Lycium ferocissimum isolate CSIRO_LF1 chromosome 7, AGI_CSIRO_Lferr_CH_V1, whole genome shotgun sequence genomic stretch:
- the LOC132062294 gene encoding putative calcium-binding protein CML19, which translates to MCMASIKNNKITRGYKKATTTTTDCLSVSGSSGELERVFTYFDENGDGKVSPAELRRCVKAVGGKLTEEEAEMAVRLSDSDGDGLLGLEDFTKLMEGMEEERNKESELKGAFAMYEEMEGSGYITPKSLKRMLSRLGESTSIDKCKGMIRRFDLNGDGVLSFDEFKLMMTT; encoded by the coding sequence ATGTGTATGGCATCAATAAAAAACAACAAGATTACAAGAGGTTACAAAAAAGCGACTACTACTACTACTGACTGTCTTTCGGTGAGTGGTAGTAGTGGCGAGTTAGAGAGGGTATTTACATACTTCGATGAGAACGGAGATGGAAAAGTGTCACCTGCAGAGCTAAGGAGGTGCGTGAAGGCGGTAGGAGGAAAGCTAACGGAGGAGGAGGCGGAGATGGCGGTGAGACTATCAGATTCAGACGGGGACGGGTTGTTAGGATTGGAGGATTTTACAAAGCTAATGGAAGGGATGGAAGAAGAGAGGAATAAAGAGAGTGAGTTGAAAGGAGCATTTGCTATGTATGAAGAAATGGAGGGCAGTGGCTACATCACTCCTAAGAGCTTGAAGAGGATGTTGAGTCGACTTGGTGAGTCAACTTCCATTGATAAATGCAAAGGTATGATTAGGAGATTTGATCTCAATGGAGATGGAGTCCTCAGCTTTGATGAGTTCAAACTTATGATGACAACTTAG
- the LOC132065553 gene encoding kinesin-like protein KIN-12E translates to MPLFSETPSVIKSRFGSMDSGHNTAATPMDNTASFLTMSSVKSTPNLRLFKPAVKDKIDISENNKDVLESNRSFEFREDPSFWKDHNVQVIIRIRPLSNSEISLQGHGKCVRQESSQTITWTGHPESRFTFDMVADENVTQEMLFKAAGVPMVENCMEGYNSCVFAYGQTGSGKTHTMLGDIEGGTRRHSVNCGMTPRVFEYLFSRIQKEREARREENIKFTCRCSFLEIYNEQILDLLDPSSVNLQIREDTKKGIHVEDLKEIEVTSARDVMQQLLQGAANRKVAATNMNRASSRSHSVFTCVIESKWESQGVTHHRFARFNLVDLAGSERQKSSGAEGERLKEATNINKSLSTLGLVIMNLVSISNGKSHHVPYRDSKLTFLLQDSLGGNAKTCIIANISPSSCCSLETLSTLKFAQRAKFIKNHAFVNEDASGDVLAMRIQIQNLKKEVARLRSMADGGAENHENDAWTVAFPGSPTSVKWEGLHGFSSPLTADKRTSKKKDFEVALVGAFRREKDKDIALQALMAENQAAMQLTKQREDEIQGLKMRLRFREAAIKRLESVASGKISAEVHLLKEKEEHLKEMEVLRNQVDRNQEVTRFAMENLRLKEEIRRLKSFYEEGERERMNDQIMTLQNKLLEALDWKLMHESDPEPVQKGSSELGMHIENDLNMLTSCQPASPWRTSINEENEFLRVEAIQNQAELDALHRKLVFCVEEKEKLERQLNDLEKELEFERSSKAVLMEESKKGQIEPSSVANDQIPTIAVGDQTELKTIVDAIAAASQREAEAHETAISLAKENDELRMKLKVLIEDNNKLIELYEQAVAEKNNGTDRGQNCQQEKIEDDNQQHYENALLNHDLDDNVSSGEAVTSQKAGLHEVDVHGEYNQCSLLPEKSSITADSEELPSYNTAKIIENKPSKPDEENTFETLDKGDYMMVETVYPESTAEAVQNELHLKLDVEMEDTSSNVLRNPVSEEDLSLLRMKLEGAQEKLLKSANTISMFGSLERTIVEVDELAEEIEGLEKSIEVKKQGYTSFKLQSSQMLEKKVLLDKKLSALRYSLSNFSSSVCYFEQREAQARARLDASSTCLNQKKAKLAHLQASKAELLDKQMQAKQSESELRNILAELKSKLEEENRRLESDRVLFAIDNIDKPEIQLPERSWQLSGKATELLKCEEEKTKVQNQIKLTRENLGMMIKEIEDLNEKRLNTENDIEATEKEIEKVLQSVEELGNGLQSVIGEKEMILEMKENGKHEFENIIFEYHGSMFEASLKEEELKILDEELQLETSKVEDLQRAKALATSRKSQLLNALSYQSCSFSDKVEEDLHDIRRSVLELNSLLGN, encoded by the exons ATGCCATTATTTTCTGAAACTCCAAGTGTAATTAAGTCCAGATTCGGGTCAATGGATTCGGGTCACAATACAGCAGCAACACCGATGGATAATACGGCGTCGTTTTTAACGATGTCGTCAGTAAAGAGCACACCTAATCTCAGATTATTCAAACCAGCTGTTAAGGACAAAATCGACATTTCAGAGAACAACAAGGATGTGCTGGAATCGAATCGGAGTTTTGAGTTTCGCGAAGATCCTTCGTTCTGGAAGGATCACAATGTTCAG GTTATTATAAGAATACGCCCGTTGAGTAACTCTGAGATATCTTTACAAGGGCATGGTAAATGTGTAAGACAAGAAAGCTCTCAGACAATCACTTGGACAGGGCACCCAGAATCACGTTTTACATTTGACATGGTTGCTGATGAGAATGTCACTCAG GAGATGCTCTTTAAAGCTGCTGGAGTGCCAATGGTGGAAAATTGCATGGAAGGCTACAATAGCTGTGTGTTTGCCTATGGCCAA ACTGGAAGTGGAAAAACACACACCATGCTTGGAGATATTGAAGGAGGCACCCGAAGACATAGTGTAAATTGTGGGATGACACCTAGGGTATTTGAGTACTTGTTTTCAAGAATTCAAAAG GAAAGAGAGGCACGCAGGGAGGAAAATATAAAGTTCACTTGTAGATGCTCTTTCTTAGAAATATATAACGAACAGATTCTCGACCTTTTGGATCCTTCCTCTGTGAACTTGCAG ATAAGGGAAGATACTAAAAAGGGGATTCATGTAGAAGATCTCAAAGAAATAGAAGTTACAAGTGCTCGAGATGTGATGCAGCAGCTTCTTCAG GGTGCTGCAAACAGAAAGGTAGCTGCCACCAATATGAATCGTGCTAGTAGCCGTTCACACAGTGTCTTTACATGTGTGATAGAGAGCAAA TGGGAATCCCAAGGAGTAACTCACCATCGATTTGCCCGTTTTAACCTTGTCGACTTGGCAGGATCTGAAAG GCAGAAAAGCTCAGGAGCTGAAGGTGAACGTCTAAAGGAAGCTACTAACATCAACAAATCTCTTTCAACATTGGG ATTAGTGATCATGAACCTGGTTAGCATATCTAATGGAAAATCACACCATGTTCCCTACCGAGATTCAAAGCTCACATTTCTACTCCAG gATTCGTTGGGAGGGAATGCAAAAACATGTATAATTGCAAATATTAGTCCTTCCAGCTG CTGTTCATTGGAGACTCTAAGCACACTGAAGTTTGCTCAACGTgccaaattcatcaaaaatCAT GCTTTCGTAAATGAAGATGCTTCGGGAGACGTTCTTGCAATGAGGATACAGATTCAAAATCTGAAG AAAGAAGTAGCTCGCCTTCGGAGTATGGCTGATGGAGGAGCTGAAAACCATGAAAATGATGCTTGGACAGTTGCTTTTCCAGGATCGCCTACATCTGTTAAATGGGAAGGGCTTCATGGATTTTCTAGTCCACTTACAGCAGATAAACGGACGTCAAAG AAGAAGGACTTCGAAGTTGCCCTTGTTGGGGCTTTTAGGAGGGAAAAGGATAAAGACATTGCACTACAAGCGTTAATGGCTGAAAATCAGGCAGCGATGCAGCTG ACCAAACAAAGAGAAGATGAGATACAAGGTTTAAAGATGAGACTAAGGTTTCGAGAAGCTGCAATAAAAAGGCTCGAATCAGTTGCTTCAGGAAAGATATCTGCCGAGGTTCACCTGCTAAAGGAGAAAGAGGAGCATTTGAAGGAAATGGAGGTCCTACGGAATCAGGTTGATCGTAACCAAGAAGTTACAAGATTTGCTATGGAGAATCTACGGCTAAAAGAAGAGATCAGAAG ATTGAAGTCATTTTATGAAGAAGGTGAGCGAGAAAGAATGAACGACCAGATCATGACACTACAAAATAAG CTGCTAGAAGCACTTGATTGGAAACTTATGCACGAATCAGATCCTGAACCGGTTCAG AAGGGAAGTTCTGAGCTTGGTATGCATATTGAGAATGACCTGAACATGCTAACGTCATGTCAG CCGGCCTCACCTTGGCGTACATCGATCAATGAGGAGAATGAATTCCTCCGAGTGGAG GCAATTCAAAACCAAGCAGAACTGGATGCACTCCATAGGAAACTTGTTTTTTGtgttgaagagaaagaaaaattggaaag GCAATTGAATGACTTGGAAAAAGAGCTAGAATTTGAGAGATCATCTAAAGCAGTTTTGATGGAAGAATCGAAGAAGGGTCAAATTGAGCCGTCTTCTGTCGCAAATGATCAGATACCTACTATTGCAGTCGGTGATCAGACAGAGCTAAAAACTATTGTTGATGCTATTGCAGCAGCAAGCCAAAGAGAAGCAGAAGCTCATGAAACTGCAATTTCTTTGGCTAAGGAAAATGATGAATTGAGGATGAAGCTCAAAGTCCTAATTGAGGACAATAATAAACTGATAGAACTGTACGAGCAAGCAGTAGCAGAAAAGAACAATGGTACTGATCGAGGTCAGAACTGCCAACAAGAAAAGATTGAAGATGACAACCAACAGCATTATGAAAATGCTTTACTGAATCATGATTTAGATGACAATGTTTCGTCAGGGGAGGCAGTAACTTCACAGAAAGCTGGCTTGCACGAGGTAGATGTACATGGCGAGTACAATCAATGTTCTCTTCTTCCAGAGAAAAGCAGTATTACTGCTGACTCAGAAGAACTACCTAGCTACAATACTGCAAAAATTATAGAGAATAAACCATCAAAACCAGATGaagaaaatacttttgaaaCATTGGACAAAGGTGATTACATGATGGTGGAAACTGTTTATCCTGAATCAACTGCAGAAGCTGTACAAAATGAACTTCATCTGAAGCTGGATGTTGAAATGGAAGATACGTCATCAAATGTTTTGCGGAATCCTGTATCAGAAGAAGACCTAAGTTTGCTGAGAATGAAGCTTGAAGGAGCGCAGGAAAAGCTTCTAAAATCTGCCAACACCATAAGCATGTTTGGTTCATTAGAGAGGACAATTGTTGAGGTTGACGAGCTTGCAGAAGAAATTGAAGGACTGGAAAAGAGTATTGAAGTGAAAAAACAAGGATACACATCCTTCAAGCTTCAGTCTTCACAAATGCTTGAAAAGAAAGTTTTGCTTGATAAAAAGCTATCAGCTCTAAGATACTCACTATCAAACTTTTCTTCATCAGTTTGTTACTTCGAACAACGGGAAGCTCAAGCAAGAGCGAGATTGGATGCTTCATCTACTTGTCTCAaccaaaagaaagcaaaattgGCTCATCTTCAAGCATCTAAGGCTGAACTTCTGGATAAACAGATGCAGGCTAAACAGTCTGAATCTGAATTAAGAAACATCCTAGCAGAGTTGAAATCAAAATTGGAAGAGGAGAATCGGAGGCTGGAAAGTGACAGGGTTCTCTTTGCCATAGATAACATTGATAAACCCGAAATCCAATTGCCAGAAAGGAGTTGGCAGTTGAGTGGCAAAGCTACTGAATTACTCAAGTGTGAGGAAGAAAAAACAAAGGTACAGAATCAAATAAAGCTGACTAGGGAAAATTTGGGGATGATGATAAAGGAAATTGAAGACTTGAACGAAAAAAGGCTGAATACAGAGAATGATATTGAGGCCACTGAAAAGGAGATAGAGAAGGTTTTGCAGTCTGTAGAGGAGTTGGGCAATGGGCTTCAAAGTGTCATCGGGGAGAAGGAGATGATcttggaaatgaaagaaaacgGGAAACATGAGTTCGAGAACATCATTTTTGAGTACCACGGAAGTATGTTTGAAGCATCGCTGAAGGAGGAAGAGTTGAAGATTTTGGACGAAGAATTGCAGTTGGAAACGAGTAAAGTAGAAGATTTACAAAGAGCAAAGGCTCTTGCCACGAGCAGAAAAAGTCAATTGCTGAATGCATTGTCGTACCAGTCATGCTCTTTCTCTGACAAGGTAGAGGAGGATCTACACGACATACGAAGGTCAGTGTTAGAGCTGAACTCATTGCTTGGAAATTGA
- the LOC132062949 gene encoding probable carboxylesterase 15: MEESKYVVEECRGVLRVYSDGTIVRSTKPSFEVPIHDDGSILWKDVVFEAMHNLQLRLYKPAFPTSTAKLPVFYYIHGGGFCIGSRAWPNCQNYCFKLASELQAVVISPDYQLAPENRLPAAIEDGYAAVKWLQDQAVSDEPDTWLTDVADFSRVFISGDSAGGNIAHNLAVRLKAGSAELDPVRVRGYVYLLPFFGGTVRTKFEAEGPKEAFLNIELIDRFWRLSIPIGSTADHPLVNPFGPNSPNLEKIDLDPILVIVGGCDLLKDRAIDYANKLKNYGKKIDYVEFEGQQHGFFTINPNSEPSKKLMLIIKKFIQDNSS; encoded by the exons ATGGAAGAGAGTAAATATGTAGTGGAAGAATGTAGAGGTGTTCTTAGGGTATATAGTGATGGAACTATAGTAAGATCAACTAAGCCAAGCTTTGAAGTGCCTATACATGATGATGGCTCAATTCTTTGGAAAGATGTTGTGTTTGAAGCCATGCATAACCTTCAACTCCGGCTCTACAAGCCGGCTTTTCCCACCTCGACGGCTAAGCTCCCCGTCTTCTACTACATTCACGGTGGTGGCTTCTGCATTGGATCTCGTGCGTGGCCGAATTGTCAAAACTATTGTTTCAAACTCGCTTCTGAGCTCCAAGCCGTGGTTATCTCCCCTGACTATCAGTTGGCTCCTGAGAACCGGCTCCCAGCTGCCATCGAAGACGGTTACGCGGCCGTTAAATGGCTCCAGGATCAAGCCGTGTCCGATGAGCCGGACACGTGGCTTACGGACGTTGCTGACTTTAGCCGAGTGTTTATTTCGGGTGACTCAGCAGGTGGCAACATCGCGCATAATTTGGCTGTTCGGCTTAAAGCCGGCTCAGCCGAGCTGGATCCGGTTCGAGTTAGGGGTTATGTATATTTGCTTCCTTTCTTTGGAGGGACTGTAAGAACAAAGTTTGAAGCTGAGGGACCTAAAGAAGCTTTCTTAAACATTGAGCTCATTGACAG GTTTTGGAGGCTATCAATACCAATTGGATCAACAGCTGACCATCCACTTGTGAATCCATTTGGGCCCAACAGcccaaatttggaaaaaattgatCTTGACCCAATTCTTGTGATTGTTGGAGGATGTGATCTTCTTAAAGATAGGGCCATAGACTAtgcaaataaattgaaaaattatGGAAAAAAGATTGATTATGTGGAAtttgaaggacaacaacatgGTTTTTTCACTATTAATCCAAATTCAGAACCTTCCAAGAAGTTGATGCTTATCATCAAGAAGTTCATTCAAGACAATTCTTCTTAA
- the LOC132065554 gene encoding protein SPA, chloroplastic, producing MATLSHSSLYPFHSLSSSTICSSLFHFTCCPSFSCFPTKLEIPILSSSSSSCCSQFFPLLTNHHHHHPILLFIGFESPPLDTQTFLATFSVLTAIALSLFLGLKGDPVPCDRCAGNGGTKCVFCNDGKMKNEKGLVDCKVCKGAGLILCKKCAGSGYSRRL from the exons ATGGCAACACTCTCTCACTCCTCACTCTATCCATTccattctctctcttcttcaacAATTTGTTcatctttatttcattttacttgttgtccttcattttcttgttttccAACAAAGCTTGAAATCCCAATcttgtcatcatcatcatcatcatgttgtTCACAATTCTTCCCATTACttacaaatcatcatcatcatcatccaatTTTGCTTTTCATTGGTTTTGAGTCACCCCCTTTAGATACTCAAACATTTCTTGCCACTTTCAGTGTTTTAACTGCCATTGCTCTCTCCCTCTTTCTTGGCCTCaag GGAGATCCAGTTCCTTGTGATAGGTGTGCTGGGAATG GTGGGACGAAGTGCGTCTTTTGCAACGATGGTAAGATGAAGAACGAAAAAGGATTAGTCGACTGCAAAGTTTGCAAGGGTGCAG gATTAATACTCTGCAAGAAATGTGCTGGTTCTGGATACTCAAGAAGGCTATGA
- the LOC132065555 gene encoding ubiquitin C-terminal hydrolase 13-like isoform X3: MPLGELYDPNRGYLVDGTCVVEAEVAVRKIVDYWSYDSKKETGFVGLKNQGATCYMNSLLQTLYHIPYFRKAVYHMPTTVNDMPSASIPLALQSLFYKLQYSDNSVATKELTKSFGWDTYDSFMQHDVQELNRVLCEKLEEKMKGTVVEGSIQQLFEGHHMNYIECINVDYKSTRKESYYDLQLDVKGCADVYASFDKYVEVERLEGDNKYHAEQYGLQDAKKGVLFIDFPPVLQLQLKRFEYDFSRDTMVKINDRYEFPLQLDLDRENGKYLSPDADRIVRNLYTLHSVLVHSGGVHGGHYYAFIRPTLSDEWYKFDDERVTKEDVKRALEEQYGGEEEQLPQTNPGFNNTPFKFTKYSNAYMLVYIRESDKEKIMCSVDEKDIAEHVRTRLKREQEGKEQKKKEKAEAHLYTIIKVARDEDLRQQIGKDIHFDVVDHDKVGSFRIQKQTPFSIFKEEVAKEFGVPVQFQRFWLWAKRQNHTYRPNRPLTHLEEAQTVGQLKEVSNKVQNAELKLYLEVELGLDLRHLPPPDKTKDDILLFFKLYDPEKEELRYAGRIFVKGTSNPTEILNKLNEMAGYAPDQEIELYEEIKFEPSVMCELINKKFAFQSSQLDDGDIVCYQKSLSPESRQKFRYPDVPSFLEYVHNRQVVHFRSLEKSKADDFILELSKINTYDEVVERVAQQLGLDDPSKIRLTPHNCYSQQPKPQPIKYRGANTLVDMLVHYNQTSDILYYEVLDIPLPELQGLKTLKVAFHHANKDEVTYTIRLPKQSTVGDVINDLKTKVELSNPDAELRLLEVFCHKIYKIFPTSEKIDNINDQYWTLRAEEIPEEEKNLGPNDRLIHVYHFTKETAQNQMQIQNFGEPFLLVIYEGETLAQVKVRILKKLQVPDEEFAKWKFAFLSLGRPAYLEDSDILSNRFQRRDVYGAWEQYLGLEHPDNAPKRTHAAYQNRHTYEKPVKIYN; the protein is encoded by the exons ATGCCACTTGGTGAACTATATGATCCAAACAGAGGTTATCTTGTTGATGGTACATGTGTTGTTGAGGCTGAGGTTGCTGTCCGAAAAATTGTTGACTATTGGTCATATGACTCAAAAAAAGAAACTGGCTTTGTCGGACTGAAGAACCAAGGAGCTACCTGTTATATGAACTCGCTTCTCCAAACTCTCTACCATATTCCTTACTTCAGGAAG GCTGTATACCACATGCCTACAACTGTAAATGATATGCCCTCTGCTAGTATCCCTCTAGCGTTGCAAAGCTTATTCTATAAGCTCCAGTATAGTGACAACAGTGTTGCAACAAAGGAGTTGACAAAATCATTTGGATGGGACACATATGATTCTTTCATGCAGCATGATGTGCAAGAACTCAATCGCGTTCTCTgtgaaaagcttgaagaaaaaatgaag GGAACTGTTGTGGAAGGCTCTATACAGCAGTTATTTGAAGGGCACCATATGAACTATATTGAGTGCATCAATGTGGACTACAAATCTACCAGAAAGGAGTCATATTATG ATCTTCAGCTTGATGTCAAAGGCTGTGCTGATGTTTATGCTTCTTTTGATAAATATGTTGAAGTTGAACGTCTTGAAGGAGATAACAAGTACCACGCAGAACAATATGGTTTGCAG GATGCTAAGAAGGGTGTCTTATTCATTGATTTCCCCCCCGTCCTGCAGCTTCAGTTAAAACGCTTTGAATATGATTTTTCGCGGGACACTATGGTAAAG ATAAATGACAGATATGAATTCCCTCTGCAACTCGATCTAGATAGAGAGAATGGTAAATACTTGTCACCCGACGCTGATAGAATTGTCAGAAACCTTTACACACTTCACAG CGTATTAGTCCACAGCGGTGGTGTGCATGGTGGGcactattatgctttcataaggCCAACTCTTTCAGATGAATG GTATAAATTTGACGATGAACGTGTGACTAAGGAAGATGTGAAAAGAGCTCTAGAAGAGCAATATGGAGGTGAAGAAGAG CAGTTGCCACAGACAAATCCTGGATTCAATAATACTCCCTTCAAATTTACAAAGTACTCAAATGCTTACATGCTGGTCTATATACGGGAAAGTGACAAGGAGAAGATAATGTGTAGTGTTGATGAGAAGGACATTGCTGAGCATGTCAGG ACAAGGTTAAAGAGAGAACAAGAAGGGAAAGaacagaagaagaaggagaaagcaGAGGCACACCTTTACACAATTATAAag GTTGCTCGTGATGAAGACCTCAGACAACAGATTGGGAAGGACATACATTTTGATGTAGTGGATCATGACAAAGTTGGGAGTTTTCGCATTCAGAAGCAGACACCTTTTAGCATTTTTAAG GAGGAGGTTGCCAAAGAATTTGGTGTACCAGTGCAATTTCAACGTTTCTGGCTATGGGCAAAGCGCCAGAATCATACATATCGTCCAAATCGGCCATTGACACATCTCGAAGAAGCTCAAACT GTTGGACAGTTGAAGGAAGTATCAAATAAGGTTCAAAATGCAGAGCTAAAATTGTACTTGGAAGTGGAGCTTGGACTG GATTTGAGGCACCTCCCTCCACCTGACAAGACGAAAGATGATATTCTGCTATTCTTCAAGCTTTATGATCCTGAGAAAGAAGAGCTGAG GTATGCTGGAAGAATCTTTGTAAAGGGAACGAGTAACCCAACTGAAATCTTGAACAAACTAAATGAAATGGCTGGCTATGCCCCCGATCAAGAGATTGAACTTTATGAG gaaataaaatttgaaCCGAGTGTCATGTGTGAACTTATCAACAAGAAATTTGCTTTCCAATCAAGCCAG CTTGATGATGGTGATATAGTATGCTATCAGAAATCCCTTTCTCCTGAAAGTCGCCAAAAGTTCCGCTATCCAGATGTTCCTTCTTTCCTGGAATATGTTCATAATCGCCAG GTTGTTCACTTCCGATCCTTAGAAAAATCCAAGGCTGATGATTTCATTTTAGAGCT GTCAAAGATTAATACATATGATGAAGTTGTGGAAAGAGTAGCTCAGCAACTTGGCTTGGATGATCCATCTAAAATTAGGCTTACGCCCCATAATTGTTACTCTCAGCAACCTAAACCGCAGCCAATTAAGTACCGAGGTGCAAACACCCTTGTAGATATGCTGGTCCACTACAATCAG ACATCTGATATTTTGTACTATGAGGTACTGGACATTCCTTTGCCAGAATTGCAAGGTTTAAAAACCTTAAAAGTAGCTTTTCATCATGCTAACAAAGATGAA GTCACTTACACTATCAGATTACCAAAACAATCTACTGTGGGTGATGTAATTAATGATCTGAAGACAAAG GTAGAGTTGTCAAATCCAGATGCAGAATTAAGATTGCTAGAGGTCTTCTGCCACAAAATTTATAAG ATATTTCCAACAAGTGAGAAGATAGATAACATAAATGACCAGTACTGGACATTACGGGCCGAAGAG ATTcctgaagaagagaaaaatctaGGCCCGAATGATCGTTTGATTCATGTGTATCACTTCACTAAAGAGACTGCACAAAACCAAATG CAAATTCAGAATTTTGGGGAACCTTTTCTCTTGGTTATCTATGAGGGTGAGACTTTAGCTCAGGTAAAGGTGCGAATACTGAAGAAATTGCAGGTCCCAGATGAAGAGTTTGCTAAG TGGAAATTTGCATTCCTCTCACTTGGCCGCCCTGCGTACCTCGAGGACTCAGATATATTGTCCAACCGTTTCCAG CGAAGGGATGTTTATGGTGCTTGGGAGCAGTATCTCGGCTTGGAACATCCTGACAATGCCCCTAAAAGGACTCATGCAGCATATCAG AACCGCCACACGTATGAGAAGCCTGTTAAAATTTACAACTAG